GTCCTGGGGGATGGGCCTTTCTTCTGGAAATGCTCCCTGCTTCCCTCTAGTGCCTGGGGTTCCTTtcctggtgggtggggaggagagcaCAGCTTTCCCTGTGGCCAATGATCTGCATGTAGAGGCTCCAGGACTGATGGTGAGGTTTATGAGTCTGTGTGATGCCCACAGGCTGGGAACCTGACTGTGAAGATGCTGGGAGGTGAGGAGTTCCTGGTGCCCGTGAGGGACTCTATGCTGGCATCAGAGCTGAAGCAGCAGATAGCCCTGAAAAGTGGCGTGCCTGCGTTCCAACAGCACCTGGCTACCCACCCGGCTGGCACAGTGCTGCAGGATGGGATCTCCCTCATCAGGCAGGGCCTGCGTCCTGGCAGCACAGTCCTGCTAGTGGTGAAGAACTGTAATGACCCCCTGAGCATCCTGGTGAGAAACAATAAGGGTCGCAGTATTGCCTACGAGGTCCGGCTGACACAGACTGTGGCTGAGCTCAAGCAGCAAGTGTGCCAGCAGGAGCACGTGCAGGCTGACCTGTTCTGGCTGAGTTTTGAAGGGAAGCCCATGGAGGACAAGCACCAGCTGGGGGAGTATGGTCTCACACCCCAGTGCACTGTGTTCATGAATTTACGCctgcggggtggtggtgggaattGGGCAGGACCAGGAGGGCAGTGCTGAGAGCCACACACCCAAGTCCTTGACCAAGTATGGGTAATAAAAGTTGACAAAATGAAATGGCTCCTTCTGCTTGGTCCTTCCCCCAGCACCCCTCACTTCTGCATCCCTGCTGATGtggacagggagagacagaggaggaagtggGATAAGGAGACCCAGGGACGCTGGGTGGTCAGTAGGCTGGGGTTGCCAAGTTAAGGGACAAGACTAGTGAGATCAAAATAGAGATCTACTCCCATCCACACCTTGGACAAATTGAAGATGTCCCCACACCTTTGGGAAGTTAActtctagagaaagaaaagaggcacaTCTGCTGGAGCCCACCTCTATCTCCAGATTGAGCCAGAATCAGCCTTTGCACAACTGGTTCCCATTCCCTACATCTGGGTCAGCAGACAgtatggtggggtggggggaggtgtggTCAGGTTCCTGCTGGAACCAGCACCCCTGTAAATGGTGAGAGGGTGAGGCCCTAGAGCCTGCCTCAGTGGGCtgtgaagcaggctcctccaaaccagccagggccctggggcctcaTGGCCCTCCAGGATCCATCAGCCTGCCCTGTCCAGTCTGCATTGGTTTAGGGAGAGGTACGGGCAGGGCCTTGAACACACACATCACTGTCCCACAAACTGCTAAATGGAGACTATTCTCCAGCAGATACACCTGCCTTCAGGGCTTTACTTAATGGAGAGGCCATGGCCAGCAGGAGAGGGGCCTCCGGGGATGGGGTGTTCCTCTAGTTCATACGGAAGAGCTTGTCCCAGGTGGGGGGCACCTATTTCCACATAGGTGGAAACACACCTGCTTCCACATAGAATGGTTCTTTCTATACCAATTTCCCAAGAGCTCTACAGGAGCCAGATGGAGTCAGCCTTGGACACAGGCAAgatggggagtgtgtgtgtgtggggggtggacGCTCAGAACATACTTCTCTGAGGACACTCAGACTTCAGCTTTCAGACTGTAAGGGTAATTTGGCTGGAGGCCCAGAAGCCCCTTTTCTGGTCTGTGGGGGT
The Vulpes lagopus strain Blue_001 chromosome 10, ASM1834538v1, whole genome shotgun sequence genome window above contains:
- the ISG15 gene encoding ubiquitin-like protein ISG15, which encodes MAGNLTVKMLGGEEFLVPVRDSMLASELKQQIALKSGVPAFQQHLATHPAGTVLQDGISLIRQGLRPGSTVLLVVKNCNDPLSILVRNNKGRSIAYEVRLTQTVAELKQQVCQQEHVQADLFWLSFEGKPMEDKHQLGEYGLTPQCTVFMNLRLRGGGGNWAGPGGQC